The proteins below are encoded in one region of Clostridium estertheticum:
- a CDS encoding pirin family protein, translating into MKTREIHKVVTGTTQYDGAGVKLVRVISLPDVKEFDPFLMLDAFDSIDPDDYTKGFPWHPHRGIETVTYLISGDIEHTDSLGNNGSILDGCCQWMTAGGGILHQEMPKTSNRMLGVQLWLNLPQKDKMTSPKYRDIRADMVTKIDEDDNIIRVISGNYKGNPGAVQGEHVKMLFLDVEIKAGARWELETMTDTTLFIYIVEGEGCFDDSNDKLVPSRSAVLFNDGEKLVARATEKGLRFLLFSGAKLNESIAWGGPIVMNTQEELKRAFKDIEDGTFVK; encoded by the coding sequence ATGAAAACAAGGGAAATACATAAAGTAGTAACAGGAACAACGCAGTATGATGGAGCTGGAGTAAAACTTGTTAGGGTGATTAGTTTACCTGATGTAAAAGAATTTGATCCATTTTTGATGCTGGATGCCTTTGATTCAATAGATCCAGATGATTATACCAAAGGTTTTCCATGGCACCCACATAGGGGGATAGAGACAGTTACTTACCTTATAAGTGGAGATATTGAGCACACGGATAGCTTAGGTAATAATGGAAGTATATTAGATGGTTGTTGTCAATGGATGACAGCAGGTGGTGGAATCCTTCATCAGGAAATGCCAAAAACATCAAATAGAATGCTTGGCGTTCAACTTTGGCTTAATCTACCGCAAAAGGATAAAATGACAAGTCCAAAGTATCGAGATATTAGAGCAGACATGGTAACTAAAATTGATGAAGATGATAACATCATTAGAGTTATTTCAGGGAATTATAAAGGTAATCCAGGAGCCGTGCAAGGTGAACATGTGAAAATGTTATTCTTAGATGTTGAAATCAAAGCCGGTGCACGATGGGAATTAGAAACTATGACTGACACAACGCTGTTTATATATATAGTGGAAGGCGAAGGCTGTTTTGACGATTCTAATGATAAATTGGTTCCAAGTAGGAGTGCAGTACTTTTTAATGATGGTGAGAAATTAGTAGCTAGAGCAACAGAAAAAGGCCTTCGTTTTCTGTTGTTTTCGGGGGCTAAATTGAATGAGTCAATTGCATGGGGTGGACCTATTGTAATGAACACCCAAGAAGAACTTAAGAGGGCATTTAAAGATATTGAGGATGGAACATTCGTGAAGTAG
- a CDS encoding AAA family ATPase, which yields MTKTIIRIQSIELTGFKNIQEGIIDLSGYRQKKYYSGKSDIIGIYGQNGSGKTTIVEAFKLFKTIASGEKLPEDIKNYIHELEDAATLKFVFYIELKDQKLLVYYQLSLRRKEGLAELYNEKLSYSQINEDNKKRKIDIIEYLIDLKDTYILPKARYNELIRNNKENEFNLEVSKRLSIKEKTSFIFNDSLEEIFKSNSMSDDYFNVINVIKHFARVNLFVITNEHSATISLNYMPLSFRMEDEACVTSGDIAINLLGTSNIDKKRFDIATRIIKQLNIVLSTIIPNLQLEINNLGNELSKNGKEVVRIQLLSIKKDIKIPLKYESEGIKKIISILSTLISMFNNPSICLIVDELDAGIFEYLLGELLKIIEQEGKGQFIFTSHNLRPLEMLEKESLVFSTSNPQNRFIRITNIKSNNNLRNVYLRGVDLGGLNECIYEETNSFEIAHAFRKAGDILYEE from the coding sequence ATGACAAAAACAATTATAAGAATACAAAGTATAGAACTTACGGGGTTTAAGAATATTCAGGAGGGAATTATCGATTTGTCAGGTTATAGACAAAAAAAATATTATAGTGGTAAATCGGATATAATTGGAATTTATGGACAAAATGGTTCAGGAAAAACGACTATAGTAGAAGCTTTTAAATTATTTAAAACAATAGCAAGTGGTGAAAAACTACCAGAAGATATTAAAAATTACATACATGAATTAGAAGATGCGGCAACATTAAAATTTGTTTTCTATATTGAACTAAAAGATCAAAAGTTATTAGTATATTATCAGTTGTCACTAAGGCGAAAAGAAGGGCTTGCAGAATTATATAATGAGAAGTTAAGCTATTCTCAAATAAACGAGGATAACAAAAAAAGAAAAATTGATATAATCGAATATCTTATAGATTTAAAGGATACATATATATTGCCAAAAGCTCGTTATAACGAGTTAATAAGAAATAATAAAGAAAATGAATTTAATCTTGAAGTGAGTAAAAGATTATCGATAAAGGAAAAAACATCCTTTATTTTTAACGATAGTTTAGAAGAAATTTTTAAAAGTAATTCTATGAGCGATGATTATTTTAATGTTATTAATGTTATTAAACATTTTGCTAGAGTAAATTTATTTGTAATAACCAATGAACATTCAGCTACTATAAGCCTTAATTATATGCCATTAAGTTTTAGAATGGAGGATGAGGCCTGCGTAACTAGTGGAGATATCGCAATTAATTTACTCGGAACATCAAATATAGATAAAAAAAGGTTTGATATAGCGACAAGAATTATAAAACAGTTGAATATAGTGTTAAGCACTATTATTCCTAATTTACAGTTAGAGATTAATAATTTAGGAAACGAGTTATCTAAAAATGGAAAAGAGGTAGTAAGAATACAATTACTTTCAATTAAAAAAGATATAAAGATTCCTCTTAAATATGAATCTGAAGGTATTAAAAAGATAATTTCTATTTTAAGTACTTTAATTTCCATGTTTAATAATCCATCAATTTGTCTAATAGTTGATGAACTTGATGCTGGTATATTTGAGTATTTGTTAGGGGAATTATTAAAGATAATTGAGCAAGAAGGAAAAGGCCAATTTATATTTACGTCACATAACCTAAGGCCACTCGAAATGTTAGAAAAAGAATCATTGGTATTTAGTACCTCGAATCCTCAAAATAGATTTATAAGAATAACGAATATAAAAAGTAATAATAATCTACGAAATGTATATTTACGTGGGGTTGATTTGGGGGGACTTAACGAGTGTATATACGAAGAAACTAATAGTTTTGAGATTGCACACGCATTTAGAAAAGCTGGTGATATTCTTTATGAAGAGTAA
- a CDS encoding nitroreductase family protein yields MNLKEVYEGRRAINFFDTNKGVEDGLLKDIINLAVLAPSAFNLQPWEIIAVKSKEGKERLHKFAAQPKILEAPVTLIIVGNKTGYEASNPTWNDMLKLMGGDKEKLAGTQGMAAGLYGTSNENKLKFAESNAGLLAMSIMYAAKSLGVDSHAMSGMDFEGVRKEFELDENKTVVMLISLGHLDESNTLYPRAYRRGYDEIVKEV; encoded by the coding sequence ATGAATTTAAAAGAAGTTTATGAAGGTAGAAGAGCTATTAATTTTTTTGACACTAATAAAGGTGTGGAGGATGGATTACTTAAAGATATAATTAACCTTGCGGTACTCGCACCATCAGCATTTAATCTTCAACCTTGGGAGATTATAGCAGTAAAATCTAAAGAGGGTAAAGAAAGATTGCATAAATTTGCAGCTCAACCTAAGATATTAGAAGCTCCAGTTACTTTAATTATAGTAGGTAACAAAACAGGATATGAAGCATCAAACCCTACTTGGAATGATATGTTAAAGTTAATGGGTGGAGATAAAGAAAAATTAGCAGGTACACAAGGAATGGCAGCTGGTTTATATGGTACATCAAACGAAAATAAATTAAAGTTTGCTGAAAGTAATGCAGGATTACTCGCAATGTCTATAATGTATGCAGCCAAGAGTCTTGGAGTTGATTCTCATGCAATGAGCGGAATGGACTTTGAAGGTGTACGAAAAGAATTTGAACTTGATGAGAATAAGACTGTAGTTATGCTGATTTCACTTGGTCACTTAGATGAGAGTAATACACTTTACCCAAGAGCATATAGAAGAGGGTACGATGAGATAGTTAAAGAAGTTTAA
- a CDS encoding amino acid permease, whose product MDIWKKKTLEQMLHSAEKSALKKNLTSKDLAALGIGAVVGTGIFVSTGVGAHLAGPAVVLSFIVAAVISALCALTYSELATMFPVAGSTYAYSYVAFGELVAWIIGWDLMLEYLVSSAAVASGWSGTFVGLLSSAGLNLPTAIIRTPSAGGIIDLPAVLITMFVTWILFIGIKESAKLNNKIVLVKVGVIILFVILGVFHINVANYKPFAPFGWSGVMAGASIIFFAYIGFDAVSTAAEETINPKRDVPRGLAICLGVVIILYVAVALVITGMVPYKEIIENNAVPGALARFGINWGAALVGTGAVIGMISTLLVMLYGQIRVFMVMSRDGLLPKVFSKVHPIHKTPTLCTIITGSIAGVMAGFLPLDEIIKLCNIGTLFAFVLVSIGVIVLRKTMPNIERKFRCPWVPVLPIISALACVYLMSALPLVTWIRFIIWLLIGIVIYFLYSRHHSILQNEK is encoded by the coding sequence ATGGATATTTGGAAAAAGAAAACCTTAGAACAAATGTTACATTCTGCCGAAAAATCAGCTTTAAAAAAGAATCTTACATCAAAAGACCTTGCAGCACTTGGAATAGGTGCAGTTGTTGGTACAGGAATCTTTGTTTCAACTGGTGTTGGGGCACATTTAGCAGGACCTGCAGTTGTTTTATCATTTATAGTAGCCGCAGTAATAAGTGCACTTTGCGCTCTTACTTATTCTGAACTTGCTACAATGTTTCCAGTTGCGGGCAGTACATATGCATATTCTTATGTTGCCTTTGGCGAATTAGTAGCCTGGATTATAGGATGGGACTTAATGCTTGAGTATTTGGTTTCTTCCGCTGCAGTTGCATCTGGATGGTCAGGAACCTTTGTAGGTTTATTAAGTTCCGCAGGGCTAAATTTGCCTACTGCAATAATTAGAACTCCCTCGGCCGGTGGAATTATTGACTTACCCGCTGTTCTTATAACTATGTTTGTAACTTGGATATTATTTATAGGCATAAAAGAAAGTGCTAAATTGAACAATAAAATTGTTTTGGTAAAAGTTGGTGTAATTATTTTGTTTGTAATACTTGGAGTATTCCATATTAATGTAGCTAACTATAAACCATTTGCTCCATTTGGATGGAGTGGTGTTATGGCTGGTGCTTCAATTATATTCTTTGCATATATTGGTTTTGACGCAGTTTCAACTGCTGCCGAAGAAACTATAAACCCCAAAAGGGATGTACCTCGCGGACTTGCAATTTGCCTAGGAGTAGTAATTATACTTTACGTTGCAGTTGCACTTGTTATAACTGGTATGGTTCCATATAAAGAAATAATTGAGAATAATGCTGTTCCAGGCGCTCTTGCAAGATTTGGTATCAATTGGGGAGCCGCACTAGTTGGGACTGGAGCAGTTATCGGTATGATTTCAACACTACTTGTAATGCTTTATGGACAAATTAGAGTATTTATGGTTATGTCAAGAGATGGGTTACTTCCAAAGGTTTTTTCAAAGGTACACCCTATTCACAAAACCCCCACTCTTTGCACAATAATAACAGGTAGTATTGCTGGGGTAATGGCTGGATTTTTACCATTAGATGAAATTATAAAACTATGTAATATAGGTACATTATTTGCATTCGTTTTAGTATCTATTGGAGTTATAGTACTTAGAAAGACTATGCCAAATATTGAAAGAAAGTTTAGATGTCCATGGGTACCAGTTCTACCTATCATTTCTGCACTTGCTTGTGTTTATTTAATGTCAGCCTTACCACTAGTAACATGGATTAGATTTATAATTTGGTTATTAATTGGAATAGTAATTTACTTCTTGTATAGCAGACACCACAGTATCCTTCAAAATGAGAAATAA
- the thiT gene encoding energy-coupled thiamine transporter ThiT, translating to MSLNERIAEITKSPIALFALLGVLILIYVVLKVRKIKFTTQMITLVGVSIALATSLQFITIMKLPQGGSVTAGSMVPIVLIALFYGPEVGFLTGFLFGIINFILSPFAVHPVQVLFDYPLPFMAIGIVGYFRTFKITGILIGAICAMLARFACHFISGVVFFATSAPKGTSVYLYSLLYNGSYMGLEAIITCIIIAILPIKRLSKLVINKTSLS from the coding sequence ATGTCTTTAAATGAAAGAATCGCTGAAATTACCAAAAGCCCCATTGCTCTTTTTGCACTACTCGGAGTTTTAATATTAATTTATGTTGTTTTAAAAGTTAGAAAAATTAAGTTTACTACGCAAATGATAACTTTAGTTGGTGTATCTATCGCATTAGCTACTTCATTACAATTTATCACAATAATGAAATTGCCACAAGGTGGTAGCGTAACTGCTGGAAGTATGGTCCCAATAGTACTAATAGCATTATTTTATGGCCCTGAAGTTGGTTTTCTAACAGGATTTTTATTTGGAATAATAAATTTCATATTATCTCCTTTTGCAGTTCACCCAGTCCAAGTATTATTTGATTATCCTCTTCCTTTTATGGCCATTGGAATAGTCGGATACTTTAGAACCTTTAAAATTACCGGAATACTTATTGGTGCAATCTGTGCAATGCTAGCAAGATTTGCATGCCATTTTATATCCGGCGTGGTATTTTTCGCTACCTCTGCCCCAAAGGGAACCTCAGTTTATTTATACTCCCTTTTATATAACGGCTCATACATGGGTCTCGAAGCAATAATAACCTGTATAATTATTGCTATTTTACCTATAAAACGTTTATCAAAACTAGTTATAAATAAAACTAGCTTAAGTTAA
- a CDS encoding NAD(P)/FAD-dependent oxidoreductase, giving the protein MYDVIIIGAGVVGAAIARELSRYDLKICILEKEDDVATKASKANSGIVHGGYAAKYGTLKGQLCGKGNKMYKALEKELNFGYRKTGALVIGFNESDEKRIIELYENGLKLGCDDLEIIKGEKLKEIEPYLNSEVKVALYAKSVGVTSPYEFTIALVENAITNGAELKLENEVMSIEKLEEKFMVHTNKEDIESRYIINAAGLHSDKISSMVGIDDFKIVPKRGQYILMGKDQGHLVNTVIFQVPTDKGKGILVTTTYHGNFMIGPNAEEVDNTEDVSTNENSLKDVITAARMSIPDFNIQKALTTFSGIRATSSTGDFIIEESRVKRFINVAGIDSPGLTSSPAIAKMVVDIINNLEENLRLKSSFNPNRNGIVIKKDKNFDGKVDDENKEKNIICRCEQVTESEIIDAIHRNIPINSTDAIKRRTRAGMGTCQGNFCQRRVKAIIARELNISEDKVTVRGNSKSKPPVKAEINLIRKAKY; this is encoded by the coding sequence ATGTATGATGTAATTATTATAGGAGCAGGAGTAGTTGGAGCAGCTATTGCAAGGGAACTTTCAAGGTATGATTTAAAAATATGTATTTTAGAAAAAGAAGATGATGTTGCAACCAAAGCTTCAAAAGCAAATAGTGGGATAGTTCATGGCGGATATGCAGCAAAGTACGGTACATTAAAAGGACAATTATGTGGAAAAGGGAATAAAATGTATAAAGCACTTGAGAAAGAATTAAATTTTGGATATCGGAAAACAGGAGCTTTGGTAATTGGATTTAATGAGAGTGATGAGAAAAGAATTATTGAGCTATATGAGAACGGTCTAAAACTTGGATGCGATGATTTAGAGATTATAAAAGGTGAGAAGTTAAAAGAGATAGAGCCATACTTAAATAGTGAAGTAAAGGTAGCACTTTATGCTAAAAGTGTAGGGGTTACCTCACCTTATGAATTTACAATTGCATTAGTTGAAAATGCAATAACTAATGGGGCAGAACTTAAGCTAGAGAATGAAGTAATGAGTATAGAAAAATTGGAAGAAAAATTTATGGTTCATACTAATAAGGAAGATATAGAATCAAGATACATTATAAATGCTGCAGGACTTCATAGTGATAAAATATCTAGTATGGTAGGAATCGATGATTTTAAAATAGTACCAAAGAGAGGTCAATATATTCTAATGGGAAAAGATCAAGGACATCTTGTAAATACTGTTATTTTTCAAGTGCCTACAGATAAGGGGAAAGGAATACTTGTAACTACAACATATCATGGTAATTTTATGATTGGACCTAATGCGGAAGAAGTTGATAATACGGAAGATGTATCAACTAATGAGAATAGTTTAAAGGATGTAATTACTGCCGCTAGAATGTCCATACCTGATTTTAATATTCAAAAGGCATTAACTACTTTTTCAGGTATAAGAGCTACTAGTAGTACAGGGGATTTTATCATTGAGGAAAGTAGAGTTAAAAGATTCATAAATGTTGCTGGGATAGATTCGCCAGGGCTTACATCATCACCTGCAATTGCGAAGATGGTTGTAGATATAATTAATAATTTAGAAGAAAATCTTAGACTAAAAAGTAGTTTTAATCCAAATAGAAATGGAATAGTAATAAAGAAAGATAAGAATTTTGATGGAAAAGTTGATGATGAAAATAAAGAAAAGAATATAATATGCAGATGCGAGCAGGTTACAGAGTCAGAAATTATTGATGCTATTCACAGAAATATACCAATTAATTCTACAGATGCTATAAAAAGACGTACAAGGGCAGGAATGGGAACTTGTCAGGGGAATTTTTGTCAAAGAAGAGTTAAGGCAATAATAGCAAGAGAACTTAATATTTCAGAGGATAAGGTTACTGTAAGGGGAAATAGTAAGTCTAAACCACCAGTTAAGGCAGAAATAAATTTAATTAGGAAGGCTAAATATTAA
- a CDS encoding C40 family peptidase: MKKVKNITTFALALLLAGSISITSKPAQAEALVYTTEITQLAASKNKLTGTNIVDYAETFIGIPYKYGGTTTAGFDCSGFTMHVYNNFKVNLPRIASSQTSKGSVVSKSTLQKGDLVFFGNPVYHVGIYVGSGKFIHSPKTGSSIKIIDLKYMPDYNTARRITSN; this comes from the coding sequence ATGAAGAAAGTTAAAAATATTACAACATTTGCTCTTGCTTTATTGCTTGCAGGTTCAATAAGTATTACTAGTAAGCCTGCACAAGCTGAAGCACTTGTATACACAACAGAAATTACTCAATTAGCAGCAAGTAAAAACAAGCTTACAGGGACTAATATCGTAGACTATGCAGAAACATTTATCGGCATCCCATATAAATATGGTGGAACTACCACTGCTGGCTTTGATTGCTCTGGTTTTACTATGCATGTTTATAATAATTTCAAAGTAAATTTGCCACGCATTGCATCATCTCAAACATCAAAAGGCAGTGTAGTTAGTAAATCTACCCTTCAGAAAGGAGATTTAGTTTTTTTTGGTAATCCTGTATATCATGTAGGCATTTATGTCGGAAGTGGTAAATTCATACACTCTCCTAAAACTGGGTCATCGATTAAAATTATAGATTTAAAATATATGCCTGATTATAATACAGCAAGAAGAATAACGAGCAATTAG
- a CDS encoding alpha/beta hydrolase, producing MINKTIDLWGKFPYENKGNDDFRPTLDTYLLKGDKLRGAVLICPGGAYAYTSLREAEPIAIKFNAAGFHAFVLYYSVAPNKYPQALLDLSRAMCILRENSKEWKIDVNKIAVCGFSAGGHVAASLGVYWDEPYLKGVPGIEVSKNNPNAQILCYPVITSGIFAHENSLCNLIGDNANESLKEKMSLEHNVSEKTPPTFLWHTFEDNSVPVENTLLFAQALRNKKIPFELHIYPEGPHGLSLANEETREEGKGVYPNVATWMDLCITWLTNLFSKK from the coding sequence ATGATAAATAAGACTATTGATCTGTGGGGTAAATTTCCATATGAAAATAAAGGAAATGATGATTTTAGACCAACTTTAGATACATATTTACTTAAAGGAGATAAATTAAGGGGAGCTGTTTTAATATGCCCAGGAGGGGCATATGCTTATACATCATTAAGAGAAGCTGAACCAATAGCTATTAAATTTAACGCTGCTGGCTTTCATGCATTTGTCTTATATTATAGCGTTGCTCCAAACAAGTATCCACAAGCATTGCTAGATTTATCAAGGGCAATGTGTATACTTCGTGAAAATTCTAAAGAGTGGAAAATTGATGTTAATAAAATTGCGGTGTGTGGCTTTTCGGCAGGTGGTCATGTAGCTGCAAGTCTTGGAGTTTATTGGGATGAGCCTTATTTAAAAGGGGTACCTGGAATTGAGGTAAGTAAAAACAATCCAAATGCTCAAATTTTATGTTATCCTGTCATAACATCAGGAATATTTGCTCATGAAAACTCACTTTGCAATTTGATAGGAGATAATGCTAACGAGTCATTAAAGGAGAAGATGTCATTAGAACATAATGTCTCTGAGAAAACACCACCTACATTTTTATGGCATACATTTGAAGATAATTCTGTACCGGTTGAAAATACATTGTTGTTTGCACAAGCATTAAGAAACAAAAAAATACCTTTTGAATTACACATATACCCAGAAGGACCACATGGGTTATCACTTGCTAATGAAGAAACTCGGGAAGAGGGAAAAGGGGTTTATCCGAATGTTGCTACTTGGATGGATTTGTGTATTACGTGGTTAACTAATCTATTCTCAAAGAAATAG
- the hydG gene encoding [FeFe] hydrogenase H-cluster radical SAM maturase HydG, whose protein sequence is MYDSMSKNATEFIDDDEILSTVAYAKENKSNRELIDSLIKRASEGKGLTHREAAVLLECDLKDEEEKMFKLAKELKQKLYGNRIVIFAPLYLSNHCINGCVYCPYHSKNKTIHRKKLSQEEIVKEVVALQDMGHKRLALEAGEDPINNPIEYILESIKTIYSIKHKNGDIRRVNVNIAATTVEEYKMLKEAGIGTYILFQETYNKKSYEELHPTGPKHNYAYHTEAMDRAMEGGIDDVGIGVLFGLNMYRYDFVGLLMHAEHLEAAKGVGPHTISVPRICPADDIDPNAFSNSISDEMFEKIVAVIRIAVPYTGMIVSTRESKSTRERVLELGISQVSGGSCTSVGGYSEPEAEDDNSKQFEVTDTRKLDEIVNWLLELGYIPSFCTACYREGRTGDRFMKLVKVGQIGNCCQPNALMTLKEYLEDYASEDTKKKGEILIQNEIPNIKSEKVREIATEYLKELKDGKRDFRF, encoded by the coding sequence ATGTATGATTCTATGTCAAAAAATGCAACAGAATTTATTGATGATGATGAAATTTTATCTACCGTTGCATACGCTAAGGAAAACAAGAGTAATCGTGAATTAATTGATAGTCTAATAAAACGTGCAAGTGAAGGCAAGGGGTTAACACACAGGGAAGCTGCTGTTCTACTTGAATGTGATTTGAAAGATGAAGAAGAAAAAATGTTCAAACTTGCAAAGGAACTTAAGCAAAAACTTTATGGTAATCGTATTGTTATATTTGCTCCTTTATATTTATCAAATCATTGTATAAACGGATGTGTGTATTGTCCTTATCATTCTAAAAATAAAACAATACATCGTAAAAAACTTTCACAAGAAGAAATAGTTAAAGAGGTTGTTGCGCTTCAGGATATGGGACACAAGAGATTGGCTTTAGAAGCAGGAGAAGATCCTATTAATAACCCAATTGAATATATTTTGGAGAGTATCAAGACAATCTATAGTATTAAACATAAAAATGGGGATATTAGACGTGTAAATGTTAATATTGCGGCTACTACTGTAGAGGAATATAAGATGCTCAAAGAAGCTGGAATTGGTACTTATATACTTTTCCAGGAAACTTATAATAAGAAAAGTTATGAAGAGCTCCACCCAACGGGACCAAAACATAACTATGCATATCATACTGAGGCGATGGATCGTGCGATGGAAGGCGGTATTGATGACGTTGGAATTGGTGTCCTGTTTGGTTTAAATATGTATCGTTATGACTTTGTAGGTTTGCTTATGCATGCAGAGCATTTAGAAGCAGCTAAGGGTGTAGGACCACATACTATAAGTGTTCCAAGAATTTGTCCTGCTGATGATATTGATCCAAATGCATTTTCAAATTCAATATCAGATGAGATGTTTGAAAAAATTGTAGCTGTTATTCGTATTGCTGTACCATATACAGGCATGATTGTTTCAACTCGTGAATCAAAATCAACTCGCGAGCGTGTGCTAGAACTCGGTATATCTCAGGTAAGTGGAGGATCATGTACAAGTGTCGGGGGATATTCTGAGCCAGAAGCAGAAGATGATAATTCAAAGCAATTTGAAGTAACAGACACTAGAAAATTAGATGAAATAGTAAATTGGCTTTTAGAACTTGGTTATATTCCAAGCTTTTGCACTGCCTGTTATAGAGAGGGACGTACAGGAGATAGATTTATGAAACTTGTAAAGGTAGGTCAGATTGGAAACTGCTGTCAGCCAAATGCATTAATGACACTTAAAGAATATTTGGAGGATTATGCATCCGAGGATACTAAGAAAAAGGGTGAGATCTTAATTCAAAATGAGATTCCAAATATAAAAAGTGAAAAAGTTCGAGAAATTGCAACGGAGTATTTAAAAGAGCTTAAAGATGGAAAAAGAGATTTCCGTTTCTAA
- a CDS encoding TM1266 family iron-only hydrogenase system putative regulator: protein METRIALIGIIVENTDAAPKINSILHEYGEYIVGRMGIPYHKRNISVISVVIDAPNDVISALSGKLGMIPGVNTKTIYSKVTPQAE, encoded by the coding sequence ATGGAAACAAGAATTGCATTAATTGGAATTATAGTTGAAAACACAGATGCAGCTCCAAAGATTAACTCTATACTTCACGAATATGGTGAGTATATTGTAGGTAGAATGGGGATTCCATATCATAAACGTAATATCTCAGTAATAAGTGTTGTTATTGACGCACCAAATGATGTTATCAGTGCTCTATCAGGTAAGCTAGGAATGATACCGGGTGTAAACACTAAAACAATTTATTCCAAAGTTACACCGCAAGCAGAGTAA
- a CDS encoding DUF3048 domain-containing protein, with translation MKNKSKLLLCILVSMFFLSEGCGKKVDTTIQPKPNPTVKTSQKYISPYTGEEVTKEVFSNIAVLAIVENSLDARPQSGLNDADIVYETMAEGGIPRFIALFQKESPKKIGPIRSARAYFLDISKEYNLPFAHCGGSEEALLKINGEKLMSMNEMTNASTYWRDSIRKAPHNLYTSTDKLRELIKIKKFVYSPSVTLNFNKSYWDNTKLNKASDIFLTLNKYYNTRYTYKNGLYLKSMDGKSSTDKENKLPLSVKNVVVQITTIKTQSDGSHLDIKLVGAGTGYVISNGKYVKMFWTKKTTTSKTLLTDEKGNILPLNPGKTWWNIVDKNAVIDIK, from the coding sequence TTGAAAAATAAATCTAAACTACTATTATGTATACTTGTTTCAATGTTTTTTTTGTCCGAGGGGTGTGGCAAAAAAGTTGATACTACAATACAACCCAAACCAAACCCCACTGTAAAAACCTCTCAAAAATACATCTCACCCTATACTGGTGAAGAGGTAACAAAGGAAGTATTCTCTAATATTGCTGTACTTGCAATAGTCGAGAACTCTTTAGATGCAAGACCTCAATCTGGATTAAATGATGCGGACATAGTTTATGAAACCATGGCAGAGGGTGGAATTCCTAGGTTTATTGCATTGTTTCAAAAGGAGAGTCCAAAAAAGATTGGACCAATTAGAAGCGCTCGGGCTTATTTCTTAGATATTTCAAAGGAATATAATTTGCCTTTTGCTCATTGTGGTGGAAGCGAAGAAGCTCTTCTTAAAATAAATGGAGAAAAATTAATGAGCATGAACGAAATGACGAATGCCTCTACATATTGGAGGGATTCGATAAGAAAAGCTCCTCATAACCTTTATACCTCCACAGATAAATTAAGAGAGCTTATCAAAATTAAAAAATTTGTGTACTCACCTAGCGTTACATTAAATTTTAATAAAAGCTATTGGGATAATACTAAACTAAATAAAGCATCCGATATATTTTTAACTTTAAATAAATATTACAACACTAGATACACCTATAAAAATGGACTTTACCTAAAAAGCATGGATGGAAAATCTTCTACTGATAAAGAAAATAAACTTCCCTTAAGCGTTAAAAATGTAGTTGTCCAAATAACCACAATTAAAACTCAATCAGATGGAAGTCATTTAGACATTAAACTTGTGGGCGCAGGGACTGGTTATGTTATCAGCAATGGTAAATATGTTAAAATGTTTTGGACTAAAAAAACAACAACTTCAAAAACACTACTAACAGATGAAAAAGGTAATATTTTGCCTTTAAATCCAGGAAAGACTTGGTGGAATATCGTAGATAAAAACGCAGTTATAGATATAAAATAA